One Saccharomyces eubayanus strain FM1318 chromosome XVI, whole genome shotgun sequence DNA segment encodes these proteins:
- the CHP1 gene encoding ribosome-associated Tef1p biogenesis chaperone CHP1 — MSSFNAETADNLEDIEKQFAVVAVEQAETYWKLLTSVPGSKLRLTKFDDEIYENFIERFPEYKDIERIKKFTDEELKTKEAKERWRKFFTIFEKTVEDYNFGTLLRTDSSAEYGQYTTCFVVRLQFYAFEIARNKHGLNDWIVGHE; from the coding sequence ATGTCAAGTTTTAATGCTGAGACCGCTGATAACTTagaagatattgaaaagcAATTCGCTGTTGTCGCCGTTGAACAAGCGGAAACATACTGGAAACTATTAACAAGCGTTCCAGGTTCCAAATTGCGTTTGACCAAGTTCGATGACGAAATTTACGAAAACTTCATCGAAAGATTCCCGGAATACAAGGAtattgaaagaattaaGAAATTCACAGACGAAGAACTAAAGACCAAAGAAGCTAAAGAAAGATGGAGAAAGTTCTTCacaatctttgaaaaaacagtCGAAGATTATAACTTTGGAACTTTATTGAGAACAGACTCCTCAGCCGAGTACGGTCAATATACGACCTGTTTTGTTGTGAGGCTACAATTTTACGCCTTTGAAATCGCAAGAAATAAGCACGGTTTGAACGATTGGATTGTTGGCCACGAATGA
- the MMT2 gene encoding Mmt2p — MLRVSFTPIKTIGSFVPGYNTTSYHAAKKTLGLNPYSTGASINSCRLLHSSKLSNKRLAEDKYNEELLSKINAQNEPDSKQDHDGPIPKESTSSSDESLLQHAHGHSHTHLHANPLLSLNIQQIKKNPGVRITWIGLASNVGMAVGKFIGGITFHSQALLADSVHALSDLVSDVLTLFSVHYASRKPTSDYPYGYGKVETVGSLAVSTILTMAGISIGWSSLCAIVGPIIPHTILESWAGLMGESHSHPQSVTQQATNVNAVWIAAGSILIKEWVFQATKKVAIQTHSNVLMANAWHHRVDSLTSLVALVAITSSYFFNIQSLDNLGGLVVSGLIIKTGGQGILSSLKELVDQSIPSTDSRYLDIETVIKDSISGLKTNLDFEGPLSVKDLTILASGPNLRATATLEVPTLHSGQEVGIKFLENTIATIREDLRSKVPNVGKIDIEFVDAKSASNKDLEQRHSNNSSHTHTHSNRADDHSKGH, encoded by the coding sequence ATGCTACGAGTAAGTTTTACCCCGATTAAAACGATCGGCTCCTTCGTGCCAGGCTACAATACCACCAGCTACCATGCGGCCAAGAAAACTTTAGGACTTAACCCTTACAGCACCGGCGCCTCCATCAACTCTTGTAGGCTCCTGCATTCTTCAAAACTGTCAAATAAGAGGCTGGCGGAGGATAAATATAACGAAGaacttctttcaaaaataaatgcaCAGAATGAACCGGATTCTAAGCAAGATCACGACGGGCCAATACCAAAGGAAAGTACTTCTTCCTCTGACGAGTCGTTACTACAACATGCACATGGTCATAGCCATACGCATTTGCATGCTAATCCGCTGCTGTCGCTCAACATACAGCAAATTAAAAAGAATCCTGGGGTGAGGATAACATGGATAGGACTAGCATCAAACGTGGGCATGGCTGTAGGGAAATTTATTGGAGGGATCACGTTCCATTCCCAGGCGTTGCTGGCTGATTCCGTGCACGCTCTCAGCGATTTAGTTTCAGATGTCTTGACCCTGTTTTCCGTCCACTATGCGTCTCGTAAACCAACTTCAGACTACCCTTATGGCTATGGAAAAGTTGAGACTGTTGGGTCTCTTGCGGTATCTACAATATTGACTATGGCTGGTATATCTATTGGTTGGTCCTCGTTATGTGCCATCGTGGGGCCCATTATTCCGCATACAATCTTGGAGTCCTGGGCTGGTTTGATGGGGGAGTCGCATTCCCACCCTCAATCAGTCACACAGCAGGCTACTAATGTGAACGCTGTATGGATTGCCGCAGGTTCTATTTTGATCAAAGAGTGGGTATTTCAGgcaacaaaaaaagttgcCATCCAAACACACTCTAACGTACTAATGGCAAACGCTTGGCATCACCGCGTCGATTCTTTAACTTCTTTGGTGGCATTAGTGGCCATTACATCtagttatttttttaatattcaATCACTGGATAATCTAGGTGGACTCGTGGTATCTGGTCTGATTATAAAGACCGGTGGGCAAGGCATATTATCTTCGTTGAAAGAGTTGGTTGATCAATCCATACCATCAACTGATTCTCGTTATCTGGACATTGAAACTGTAATCAAAGACAGCATCAGCGGTTTGAAAACTAATTTGGATTTTGAGGGGCCACTAAGCGTCAAAGACCTCACCATATTAGCTTCAGGCCCTAATCTTCGTGCTACCGCAACGCTGGAAGTGCCAACTCTACATTCGGGGCAAGAAGTTGGGATTAAATTTTTAGAGAACACCATTGCAACCATAAGAGAAGATCTACGTTCAAAAGTGCCAAATGTGGGGAAGATTGACATCGAGTTTGTTGATGCGAAGTCCGCCTCTAATAAGGATCTAGAACAACGCCATAGTAATAATTCAAGCCACACTCACACTCATTCCAACCGGGCTGATGATCATAGTAAGGGACATTAG
- the GRE1 gene encoding Gre1p yields MSNLLNKFADKLHGNDHDERYEGDNDDETRDQRHQVHQQREFRNQGSKADPYSDQNQGNFPQQQQAQSGLGGNRQSGGNDYQQQSGDYNAGGGGTSYTKESYREFNTQGPADDDDDDFLTSEQQGLNQQKQGRTRGTQSERYQSSNIGGAQRDLSGSGNDQYGKDDNQGVW; encoded by the coding sequence TCCAATCTATTAAACAAATTTGCTGACAAACTGCACGGTAACGACCATGACGAACGTTATGAAGGCGACAACGACGATGAGACCCGGGATCAACGCCACCAAGTGCATCAACAGAGAGAGTTCAGAAACCAGGGTTCCAAGGCGGATCCCTACAGCGATCAAAACCAGGGCAACTTTCCTCAACAACAGCAAGCACAATCCGGTCTAGGCGGAAACAGACAATCTGGCGGTAATGAttaccaacaacaatctGGCGACTACAACGCTGGTGGTGGGGGCACCTCTTATACCAAGGAAAGCTATCGTGAGTTTAACACTCAAGGTCCGGCggatgacgacgatgacgattTCTTAACTTCTGAACAACAAGGGCTTAACCAGCAGAAGCAAGGTCGCACAAGAGGTACCCAAAGCGAACGCTATCAGTCTTCTAACATTGGCGGTGCACAACGCGACCTGTCTGGATCAGGAAACGACCAATACGGCAAGGACGACAATCAAGGTGTCTGGTAG